The proteins below come from a single Malus domestica chromosome 03, GDT2T_hap1 genomic window:
- the LOC103407916 gene encoding two-pore potassium channel 1-like, whose amino-acid sequence MGSKESGSLVSDLKDPLSQKNINNAPKGRRIRLCKSAPLSNYVGFETGFASGPSTKSFFRKIHPSFRIVAAFLTVYLGLGTVCFYLVGHQLKGEKTNGVLDAVYFCVVTMTTVGYGDLVPNSVFSKLLACAFVFSGMALVGMTLSKAADYLIEKQELLLVKALHMNQKAGPIEILKDIETNNLRYKCIVVFILLLLLIIGGTVFLATVEKLSLVDSFYCVCCTITTLGYGDKSFSTQAGRAFAVFWILTGTICLAQFFLYVAELNAQSRQRALVKLILTRRMTNVDLEAADLDGDGVVGAAEFVIYKLKEMGKISQEDVRLVMEEFEDLDVDQSGTLSTSDIMLAQQPQIEK is encoded by the exons ATGGGCTCGAAAGAGAGTGGATCCTTGGTTTCAGACCTAAAAGATCCTTTGTctcaaaaaaatataaacaatgcTCCAAAGGGTAGAAGAATTCGCCTTTGTAAAAGTGCTCCTCTTTCAAATTATGTAGGCTTCGAGACAGGCTTTGCCTCAGGTCCAAGTACCAAATCCTTTTTCAGAAAGATACACCCGAGTTTTCGTATTGTAGCTGCATTCTTGACTGTCTACTTAGGCTTAGGAACTGTATGTTTCTACCTCGTTGGGCACCAGCTCAAGGGAGAGAAGACAAATGGAGTTCTTGATGCTGTTTATTTCTGTGTTGTTACAATGACCACCGTAGGATATGGAGACCTTGTGCCAAACAGTGTTTTTTCAAAACTACTGGCTTGTGCTTTCGTCTTCTCAGGAATGGCTCTCGTCGGGATGACCTTGAGCAAAGCAGCTGACTATTTGATAGAGAAGCAGGAATTATTGCTCGTTAAAGCCTTACATATGAATCAAAAAGCTGGGCCTATTGAAATTCTTAAAGATATCGAGACCAACAATCTGAGGTACAAATGTATTGTGGTCTTTATCCTTCTTTTGCTACTCATAATTGGTGGCACAGTCTTCCTAGCTACTGTTGAGAAATTGAGCCTTGTGGATTCATTCTATTGCGTTTGTTGTACAATCACAACCCTGGGTTATGGAGATAAGAGCTTTTCGACTCAAGCAGGGCGTGCTTTTGCAGTATTCTGGATATTGACAGGTACCATTTGTTTAGCTCAGTTTTTCCTCTACGTAGCCGAGCTAAACGCCCAGAGCAGACAACGGGCGTTAGTAAAGTTGATTCTCACTCGTAGGATGACCAATGTAGATTTAGAGGCAGCTGATCTGGATGGCGATGGCGTTGTTGG GGCTGCTGAATTTGTCATATACAAGCTCAAAGAGATGGGGAAGATTAGCCAGGAAGATGTTAGACTTGTAATGGAGGAGTTTGAAGATCTTGATGTCGATCAGTCAGGAACGTTGTCAACGTCAGATATAATGCTTGCGCAACAACCTCAAATCGAGAAGTAA